In Marinobacter sp. es.048, the following proteins share a genomic window:
- a CDS encoding DUF2057 family protein produces MSLVGCASSVSVVETWEGNPAAASNAATLETPGEIRVTRVNGRVMTNFLMDDLALDYALLPGENEVVFVYKTIWAKSGVVRNGESKVHVIESEPQVVRFEAEAGETYLFDFDQPESRQEAEQEMPEFSAAIVSSAGMAVASSTVWDGEEQMAASRTPIPASTSDSTSVSGDNALEQLKTIWETASDEEKKAFLRWAFE; encoded by the coding sequence ATGTCTCTGGTGGGGTGTGCTTCCAGTGTCAGTGTTGTCGAAACATGGGAAGGCAATCCGGCGGCAGCGTCCAATGCCGCCACGCTTGAGACGCCAGGCGAAATCCGGGTGACCCGGGTGAATGGCCGCGTTATGACCAACTTCCTGATGGACGACCTGGCGCTCGACTACGCCCTGCTTCCCGGCGAAAACGAGGTTGTTTTTGTCTACAAGACGATCTGGGCGAAAAGCGGTGTGGTCAGAAACGGGGAATCGAAAGTTCACGTGATTGAGAGCGAGCCCCAAGTTGTTCGTTTCGAAGCAGAAGCCGGTGAAACCTATCTTTTCGATTTTGATCAGCCGGAGTCTCGTCAGGAAGCCGAGCAGGAAATGCCGGAGTTCTCCGCTGCTATCGTCTCTTCTGCCGGAATGGCCGTGGCAAGTTCAACCGTTTGGGATGGGGAAGAGCAAATGGCCGCTTCTCGCACGCCGATTCCGGCGTCTACGTCCGACAGCACATCGGTTAGCGGTGATAATGCGCTTGAACAGCTCAAAACCATCTGGGAAACAGCGAGTGACGAGGAGAAGAAGGCGTTTCTTCGTTGGGCGTTCGAATAA
- a CDS encoding DUF6316 family protein, translating to MDTHRRTGEEGPVPFRSSRFFCVGSKWYFTTREGFDSGPFASRERAETGLKRFLHVVRMLPEEQQLH from the coding sequence ATGGACACCCATCGCAGGACCGGAGAAGAAGGGCCGGTTCCCTTTCGCAGTAGTCGATTTTTCTGCGTAGGGAGCAAATGGTACTTCACGACTCGGGAAGGGTTTGACAGTGGCCCGTTCGCTTCTCGGGAGCGCGCGGAGACAGGCCTGAAGCGATTTCTGCATGTCGTCCGGATGTTGCCGGAAGAACAGCAGTTACACTGA
- a CDS encoding phosphatidylglycerophosphatase A, which translates to MSQEGQPPEPDSPAVILPPGFLRNPVHLLAFGFGSGATARAPGTWGSLAAIPLWYGFAWLPPAGYWLVVLFAFIAGIWLCGKTAEDLKVHDHGGIVWDEFVGMWIALGLFPDNIYGVLGAFALFRLFDIAKPWPISWLDQHLPGGLGIMVDDVIAGLMALICLWAVDMWLVPVMV; encoded by the coding sequence ATGAGTCAGGAAGGCCAGCCTCCCGAGCCCGATTCGCCGGCAGTGATACTGCCGCCAGGCTTTCTGAGGAACCCCGTGCACCTGCTCGCTTTTGGGTTTGGCAGCGGAGCAACCGCGCGGGCGCCTGGTACCTGGGGAAGCCTGGCCGCCATCCCGCTTTGGTATGGGTTCGCCTGGTTACCGCCTGCTGGCTACTGGCTGGTTGTCCTGTTTGCTTTTATAGCGGGCATCTGGCTGTGTGGAAAGACAGCCGAGGACCTCAAGGTCCATGACCATGGCGGCATTGTCTGGGACGAATTTGTCGGCATGTGGATTGCTCTTGGCCTGTTCCCAGACAACATATACGGAGTTCTGGGGGCTTTTGCCCTGTTCCGGTTATTTGACATTGCCAAACCCTGGCCCATTAGTTGGCTGGACCAGCACCTGCCAGGCGGGCTGGGGATTATGGTAGACGACGTGATCGCCGGCTTGATGGCCCTGATCTGCCTGTGGGCAGTGGACATGTGGCTGGTCCCCGTCATGGTCTAG
- the thiL gene encoding thiamine-phosphate kinase: MGEFELIRRYFLSPAGRQESGSLILGPGDDCAIQRIPPGRDLVFSVDAFVEGVHFPRNYRSDYLGWRVLAAAASDLAAMGADPECFTLALTLPSVDEQWLEGFSTGLRSASGAFGFELAGGDTTSGPLTLSLQVHGTVEQGSAVRRSGAHPGDLIAVSGTLGNAGAALDYLAEPEPCADMLAVMEHYHRPWPRLDLAVAVRQYASAAIDISDGLLADLGHILAASRVGARVERARLPLSSALSRLKGDKAVDYALRSGDDYELCVCFPPNSWERAPEPLKSQFTVIGVVDAGSGLYLDDVDCGLEAAPAGYDHFRSER, from the coding sequence ATGGGTGAGTTTGAGCTGATTCGACGTTACTTTCTGTCGCCTGCCGGGCGGCAGGAATCCGGGTCCCTGATCCTGGGGCCCGGGGATGATTGCGCGATTCAGCGAATTCCCCCTGGCCGGGATCTTGTCTTTTCCGTGGATGCCTTCGTGGAGGGTGTCCATTTCCCGCGAAACTATCGTTCAGATTACCTGGGTTGGCGGGTTCTCGCGGCAGCTGCCAGTGATCTTGCGGCCATGGGTGCGGACCCGGAATGTTTCACGCTTGCGCTGACGCTGCCCTCTGTGGATGAGCAGTGGCTTGAGGGCTTCTCAACAGGGCTGAGAAGCGCCAGCGGCGCTTTTGGGTTCGAATTGGCGGGCGGAGATACCACCTCCGGACCGCTCACGCTGAGTCTGCAGGTGCATGGTACTGTCGAGCAGGGGAGCGCTGTCCGTCGCTCCGGCGCACATCCCGGCGACCTGATCGCCGTGTCGGGCACTCTCGGCAACGCCGGCGCCGCCCTCGACTATCTCGCTGAACCTGAGCCCTGTGCTGACATGCTTGCCGTAATGGAGCATTACCACCGGCCCTGGCCCAGGCTGGATCTGGCAGTGGCTGTGCGCCAATATGCCAGCGCGGCGATTGATATCTCTGATGGTTTGTTGGCCGATCTGGGCCACATTCTTGCGGCTTCACGTGTCGGTGCCCGTGTTGAACGTGCCCGACTGCCTCTTTCGTCCGCTCTTTCGAGGCTCAAGGGCGATAAGGCCGTAGACTACGCATTGCGTTCCGGGGATGATTACGAACTCTGCGTCTGTTTTCCCCCGAACAGCTGGGAGCGCGCACCGGAGCCACTGAAGAGTCAATTCACCGTGATTGGCGTTGTTGACGCTGGGTCAGGCCTGTATCTCGACGATGTCGATTGCGGTCTGGAAGCCGCGCCAGCGGGGTATGATCATTTCAGGAGTGAGCGATGA
- the nusB gene encoding transcription antitermination factor NusB, with protein MSETEGTSPQPAPSGKPKAGDRRRARALAMQGLYQRHFSKTAISDIEAEFMVDNDMTKVDLLYFRDLLRGVHREQGELDKLIEPFLDRPINEVDPVELAIVRLGAYELKHRLDVPYKVVINEGIEMAKRFGGTEGHKFVNSLLDKLSGRLRLAETRPR; from the coding sequence ATGAGCGAAACTGAAGGTACATCACCGCAGCCGGCTCCGTCCGGCAAGCCAAAAGCCGGTGATCGACGCCGTGCCAGGGCTCTCGCCATGCAGGGGCTCTATCAGCGCCATTTCAGCAAGACGGCGATTTCTGACATTGAAGCCGAGTTCATGGTCGACAATGACATGACCAAGGTCGACCTGCTGTATTTCCGGGATCTCCTTCGTGGTGTTCATCGCGAGCAGGGCGAGCTGGACAAGTTGATCGAGCCTTTTCTCGATCGGCCTATTAACGAGGTAGATCCAGTGGAGCTGGCCATCGTTCGTTTGGGGGCCTATGAGCTCAAGCATCGGCTTGATGTGCCCTACAAAGTGGTCATCAACGAAGGCATTGAGATGGCGAAGCGTTTTGGTGGCACAGAGGGCCACAAATTCGTTAACAGTCTTCTCGACAAGCTGAGCGGCCGACTCCGGCTTGCCGAGACCCGCCCCCGGTAA
- the ribE gene encoding 6,7-dimethyl-8-ribityllumazine synthase → MADIRVIEGDFTECSGRYALVVGRFNGFVVESLVEGALDTLRRHGISDDDVTIVRVPGAYEMPLAVKRVAETGEYDAIIALGAVIRGGTPHFEYVAGEASSGLGAVSLDTDVPVTFGVLTVDSIEQAIERSGTKAGNKGAEAAITALEMVSLFKKLGE, encoded by the coding sequence ATGGCAGATATCAGAGTAATTGAAGGTGATTTTACCGAGTGCAGCGGACGTTACGCGCTGGTCGTAGGCCGTTTTAACGGCTTTGTTGTGGAAAGCCTGGTTGAGGGCGCGCTGGATACCCTGCGCCGTCACGGAATTTCCGATGACGACGTCACCATCGTTCGCGTACCGGGGGCCTATGAAATGCCCCTGGCCGTCAAGCGCGTCGCCGAAACCGGTGAGTACGATGCGATTATCGCCCTGGGTGCGGTCATCCGTGGCGGCACACCCCATTTCGAGTATGTTGCCGGCGAGGCCTCCAGCGGCCTTGGCGCGGTCAGTCTTGATACCGATGTGCCGGTGACCTTTGGTGTGCTGACGGTGGATTCCATTGAACAGGCCATCGAGCGTTCCGGAACCAAGGCTGGTAACAAGGGTGCGGAAGCGGCGATAACTGCCCTTGAAATGGTCAGCCTGTTCAAGAAGCTGGGTGAGTAA